The sequence below is a genomic window from Methanosarcinales archaeon Met12.
GCGAGCTCTCCTGCGTAATGCGTCCGTAGAATATGCTCGGCGATGTTTTTATCCAGCTCTATATCCGGTTCATCAGCGAGAGGGAATATCAGGTCAAATCGAGATAGTAGTGCTGGCGGTAGGTTGATCTGTTCTGCTATTGAGGTATATCTATCGAACCTTCCATATTTTGGGTTAGCAGCGCCCAGCAGAGAGCATCTGCATCTGAGCGTGGCTATGATGCCTGCTTTGGCCACGCTGATGGTCTGCTGTTCCATCGCCTCGTGCAGTGCACTTCGATCCTCTGACTTCATTTTATCCATCTCATCCACAGCAGCTATTCCCTTGTCGGCGAGCACAAGTGCGCCTGCTTCAAGCGTCCAGCGTCCATCTCCAAATTCGTCTTTAACAGCGGTGGCGGTCAATCCAGCTGATGTCGTGCTCTTTCCACTTGTGTAGATTCCCCGCGGCGCAAGCTTTGTTATATAGCGAAGCATTTGAGATTTTGCTGTGCCAGGGTCTCCAACTAACAGCATGTGAACATCGCCCCTGATTCGCGTGCCGTCTGGCAGGAGCTTTGCCACTCCCGAGAACAATTGAAGTGCCATCGCTTCCTTTACATTTTCATAGCCAAAAATAGATGGAGCAATCGAGTTGACCACGGTTTTATAAATGTCTGGATTTTCAGATAACTTAAGAATCGCTTCCTCGTCTTCTTTGGAGATGGCCAGTTCCTCGAATTCCTGTTCCTCCATTTCGATCGAAATGCATTCAAGATATATGTCAAAAAACGCACTCTTTCCACTGGGAGTGGTACGCTGATATGAACACAGAATCCCCGTAACGATCACCCTGTCGCCAGGCGCAACTATTCCTGTTAGATCGTCCTCTATATTCACATCTAATGTCTGCGGCTGTTCTCCCCCTCTCAGCTCTTCTGGAGATTCTTGTATCTGCAGTTTTTGCGCATCCACGAAAGTCGATTCGCTGAGATTCAGTTTGAATGGACCATTTCTGCCGCATGACACGTTTTCACAGACGTATGGCTCGTTGAACTTTGTCCCGGTTTGCAGTACATAGGTGAGCTGCTCACACCGCAAGCACTCGAATGCGGCATTGATTATCTTAGGGCGCACTGCAGTAGCTTTTCGCACCAGCCCTTCTATCGCGATTAACCTGGAAATATGTTGACTTCTTAGCTCTCTAATCTGCGTCTTCTTAGGGAGTTTGGTCACTCTGACGTGCACATCATCTAGGCGAACGTCAATTGGAATATCGATGAGCTTGAGAGCCTCTTCCATATCTGGCACAACTACCTGAGGCCTCTCCAACAGTGCATCCGCTAAACTCAAATCATATTTCTCGATATCATGGTACTCGACGATCAGAGTGCGCCCCTCTGGATATTCATTCGCTAGCTGGAGAATGTGCGCTTCATAGTACTGCTTGAGAAATTCCTCCCATTTAGAAA
It includes:
- a CDS encoding minichromosome maintenance protein MCM translates to MPEYSSVSKWEEFLKQYYEAHILQLANEYPEGRTLIVEYHDIEKYDLSLADALLERPQVVVPDMEEALKLIDIPIDVRLDDVHVRVTKLPKKTQIRELRSQHISRLIAIEGLVRKATAVRPKIINAAFECLRCEQLTYVLQTGTKFNEPYVCENVSCGRNGPFKLNLSESTFVDAQKLQIQESPEELRGGEQPQTLDVNIEDDLTGIVAPGDRVIVTGILCSYQRTTPSGKSAFFDIYLECISIEMEEQEFEELAISKEDEEAILKLSENPDIYKTVVNSIAPSIFGYENVKEAMALQLFSGVAKLLPDGTRIRGDVHMLLVGDPGTAKSQMLRYITKLAPRGIYTSGKSTTSAGLTATAVKDEFGDGRWTLEAGALVLADKGIAAVDEMDKMKSEDRSALHEAMEQQTISVAKAGIIATLRCRCSLLGAANPKYGRFDRYTSIAEQINLPPALLSRFDLIFPLADEPDIELDKNIAEHILRTHYAGELAEHAKNFPGGRVTEEDVKSAMEVVQPEIDPDLLRKYIAYAKRIYPILIDESRQKLVEFYLGLRKQGIGANSPVPVTARQLEALVRLSEASARIRLSDSVTENDANRAINIVEACLKQVGIDPETGMFDVDVIAVGTSKSQRDKIKVLRDIIRELEREHGGKAPIEYIYNKGEENGISRDTAEELISKLKQQGDIYEPTAGFIKLAVAG